Proteins encoded in a region of the Oscillatoria salina IIICB1 genome:
- the cbiE gene encoding precorrin-6y C5,15-methyltransferase (decarboxylating) subunit CbiE, with protein sequence MSEINVVGIGLDGAAGLTESVREIVERATLLVGSDRHLTYFPQHPALRLVLGNFTTAITEIRQRLDNSDSIVILVSGDPLFFGLGRLLLSKLPPEKLHFHPHLSSVQLAFNRLKVPWQDAKIISAHGRSLDELSKALQQGIDKIAILTDGKNTPGAIANLYLALDLPTSYDFWVCENLGATEENVNCYSPETLERKTFAKLNVVVLIKGELTAQNELNVKELPLIGLPDRTFLSLRDRPGLMTKREVRLVILGELALKCGQTVWDIGAGTGSVAIEIARLCPNSQVYAIEKTAMGKALIEQNCQRLQVNNVYSLHGIAPKILTDLPAPNRIFIGGSGGNLESILDFCATKLLTEGILVLALATLEHLNLTLNWLQNRNWNYRILQLNIARSTPVAQLTRFSPLNPVTIVNASQK encoded by the coding sequence ATGAGTGAAATAAATGTGGTCGGAATTGGTTTGGATGGTGCTGCGGGCTTAACTGAAAGTGTACGCGAAATTGTCGAGCGGGCGACTTTATTAGTAGGTAGCGATCGCCATTTAACTTATTTTCCTCAACATCCGGCTCTGCGTCTAGTTCTGGGAAATTTTACTACCGCAATTACTGAAATTCGTCAGCGTCTCGATAATTCTGATTCGATTGTGATTTTAGTCTCTGGCGATCCTTTATTTTTCGGTTTGGGACGTTTGTTACTCTCGAAGTTACCACCAGAAAAACTGCATTTTCATCCTCATTTATCTTCCGTCCAATTAGCTTTTAATCGCCTCAAAGTTCCCTGGCAAGATGCTAAAATTATTAGCGCTCACGGACGTTCCCTCGATGAGTTAAGTAAAGCTTTACAACAAGGTATTGACAAAATTGCTATCCTCACCGATGGGAAAAATACGCCCGGCGCGATCGCGAATCTTTATCTAGCTCTCGATTTACCAACTTCCTACGATTTTTGGGTCTGTGAAAATCTGGGCGCTACTGAAGAAAATGTTAATTGCTACTCCCCTGAAACCTTAGAGAGAAAAACCTTTGCTAAACTCAATGTCGTTGTTCTAATTAAAGGCGAACTTACTGCACAAAATGAGTTAAATGTCAAGGAATTACCGCTAATTGGATTACCAGATCGAACCTTTTTAAGTTTACGCGATCGCCCCGGACTCATGACCAAACGAGAAGTGCGTCTGGTAATATTAGGAGAGTTAGCCTTAAAATGCGGACAAACCGTGTGGGATATTGGAGCAGGTACCGGCTCGGTAGCGATCGAAATAGCGCGTTTATGTCCAAATTCGCAAGTGTACGCGATCGAAAAAACCGCAATGGGAAAAGCCTTAATCGAACAAAACTGTCAGCGCTTACAAGTAAATAACGTTTATTCTCTCCACGGTATTGCCCCCAAGATTTTAACAGATTTACCCGCCCCAAATCGCATTTTCATCGGCGGGAGCGGCGGCAACTTAGAGTCAATTCTAGATTTTTGTGCAACTAAACTGTTAACTGAAGGAATTTTAGTCTTAGCCTTAGCCACCTTAGAACACCTCAATCTTACCCTCAATTGGTTGCAAAATCGCAATTGGAATTACCGTATTTTACAACTAAATATCGCACGTTCAACCCCAGTAGCCCAACTAACTCGCTTTTCTCCCCTCAATCCAGTTACAATTGTGAATGCAAGCCAAAAATAG
- a CDS encoding precorrin-8X methylmutase translates to MNDLNHPILQQSFAIIDREIGKHNFTAAEYAIARRVIHATADFEYSRLIQFTPGAIASAISSLRQAVPIVTDVTMVKIGVATLVKKTWQNPLISAVELAPTAIPGKTRTETGLLQCLDSFPQAIYVFGNAPTALFALCSQLPHLTRKPAFVIGAPVGFVNVVESKQALAETSLPHILIQGRQGGSAVAAAILNALIILAWEASEFDSDE, encoded by the coding sequence TTGAACGATTTAAACCATCCTATTCTTCAGCAAAGTTTTGCCATTATCGATCGCGAAATTGGCAAACATAATTTTACTGCTGCGGAATACGCGATCGCGCGGCGGGTTATTCACGCTACGGCGGATTTTGAATATTCCCGCTTAATTCAGTTTACTCCTGGTGCGATCGCCTCTGCTATTTCTTCTCTACGTCAAGCTGTGCCGATTGTTACTGATGTGACAATGGTTAAAATTGGCGTGGCTACTTTAGTTAAAAAAACTTGGCAAAATCCTTTGATTTCCGCAGTTGAACTCGCACCGACTGCTATTCCGGGAAAAACTCGCACGGAAACGGGTTTATTACAATGTCTTGACAGTTTTCCCCAAGCGATTTACGTTTTTGGTAATGCGCCAACTGCTTTGTTTGCACTTTGTTCTCAGTTACCACATTTAACTAGAAAACCTGCTTTTGTAATTGGTGCGCCTGTGGGTTTCGTGAATGTGGTAGAGTCGAAACAAGCTTTGGCGGAAACCTCTCTTCCTCATATTCTTATTCAAGGTCGTCAAGGTGGTTCTGCTGTTGCCGCAGCTATTCTTAATGCTTTAATTATTTTAGCTTGGGAAGCGAGCGAATTTGACTCTGATGAGTGA
- a CDS encoding ribonuclease III domain-containing protein, translating into MEINWSQVESKIGIKFKHSDYLRLALTHPSYAEQLGKPEENNERLEFLGKSMLNLACIDYLYRNCPYLEAGKLSKLRDKLVEGERLTKLWFQMELGASYPFLALKEERYQLRQKSNNPFASAFKALVGAIYLDRGYLQTRKWIDKHLIAPLLERYQKDIKERFSHNKQLQLLGNALLKAIVAEYLYNLLPGMKEKGLSSLANNLLKKEKVNEYNSQLTKQDLAVLKLGDEVVPVKPFKPLLGAIYVDYHTENDKTAFAKTSEWLANKFLDEEKTLQRGISLLLKEGYPQKWIIHNILGYESKNYQAGKDKYNEIMTTTTS; encoded by the coding sequence ATGGAAATCAACTGGTCGCAAGTAGAAAGTAAAATTGGCATCAAATTTAAACATAGTGACTACCTACGACTTGCTTTAACGCATCCCTCTTACGCAGAACAACTTGGAAAACCCGAAGAAAACAACGAACGCTTAGAATTTTTAGGTAAGTCAATGCTTAATTTAGCTTGCATTGACTACTTATATCGTAATTGTCCTTATCTAGAAGCTGGTAAACTTTCTAAATTACGGGACAAATTGGTTGAAGGAGAAAGGTTAACCAAACTGTGGTTTCAAATGGAATTAGGCGCTTCTTACCCTTTTTTAGCACTCAAAGAAGAAAGGTATCAACTACGTCAAAAAAGTAACAATCCTTTTGCAAGTGCCTTCAAAGCTTTAGTAGGTGCAATTTATCTAGATCGAGGCTATCTCCAAACTCGAAAATGGATCGATAAACATTTAATTGCACCCTTGTTAGAGCGTTATCAAAAAGATATCAAAGAACGTTTTTCTCACAACAAGCAGTTGCAATTACTTGGTAATGCTCTGTTAAAAGCAATTGTTGCCGAATATTTGTACAATCTTTTACCGGGAATGAAGGAAAAAGGATTAAGTTCGTTAGCAAACAATCTGCTCAAAAAAGAAAAGGTAAATGAGTACAATTCCCAACTAACTAAACAGGATTTGGCCGTACTTAAACTAGGAGATGAAGTAGTTCCCGTCAAGCCATTTAAGCCCTTATTAGGTGCAATTTACGTTGATTACCATACCGAAAACGACAAAACCGCTTTTGCGAAAACAAGCGAATGGTTGGCAAATAAATTTTTGGACGAAGAAAAAACTTTGCAAAGAGGAATTTCTTTATTGCTGAAGGAGGGATATCCCCAAAAATGGATTATCCATAATATTTTAGGCTACGAAAGTAAAAATTATCAAGCAGGAAAAGACAAGTATAATGAAATAATGACAACGACAACAAGTTAA
- a CDS encoding AKAP7-like phosphoesterase domain-containing protein, translated as MDEAYQTYLNRVARLTLPSAYSGQLQNIQESPKFCGEQPVDFPGYTVMTPPWCEDEYNRDIYGNLKVVQSQLHEQLDSGSIATVPPESFHLTLADLIWDSAYRDALKENPNFERELRDCIAESFQQSQELVSLGKPIELRLLGLTVRPRAIAVCFIPVDEAGYTRILQLRRSIYQNPGLIGLGVEQQYTFMGHITLGYFGTIPADLDRDRLQQILTSLNDQLLEAEAQILTVRRAELRKFANMTGYYRDSDLPAIEF; from the coding sequence TTGGACGAAGCATATCAAACTTATCTTAATCGAGTAGCTCGGCTAACCCTACCCTCAGCTTATAGCGGGCAACTCCAAAATATCCAGGAGTCTCCTAAGTTTTGTGGGGAACAACCAGTGGATTTTCCGGGTTATACAGTTATGACACCCCCTTGGTGCGAGGATGAGTATAATCGCGATATTTACGGCAATTTAAAGGTTGTTCAGTCCCAATTACACGAACAACTCGATTCAGGGTCGATCGCTACTGTACCACCAGAAAGTTTTCACTTGACGCTAGCAGATTTGATTTGGGACAGTGCTTATCGAGATGCACTTAAGGAGAATCCTAATTTTGAACGGGAGTTACGAGATTGCATTGCTGAAAGTTTTCAGCAGTCTCAGGAGTTGGTTAGTCTTGGTAAACCGATTGAATTGCGTTTGCTAGGATTAACTGTTAGACCTCGCGCGATCGCTGTTTGTTTTATCCCTGTTGATGAAGCGGGTTATACGCGCATCCTCCAATTACGTCGCTCAATTTATCAAAATCCTGGTCTAATTGGTTTGGGTGTCGAACAGCAATATACTTTTATGGGTCATATTACTTTGGGCTATTTTGGCACGATTCCTGCCGATCTTGACCGCGATCGTCTCCAACAAATTTTAACCAGTTTAAATGACCAATTGCTCGAAGCTGAAGCACAAATTTTAACTGTCCGTCGAGCTGAGTTGCGTAAATTTGCTAACATGACAGGTTATTATCGAGATTCGGATTTACCCGCGATCGAGTTTTGA
- the holA gene encoding DNA polymerase III subunit delta produces the protein MPIYLFWGEDDFAIAKAVEKLRKQVLDPNWLQFNYEKIFGDRQDRVIQAFDTAMTPVFGLGGRLVWLADTTICQHCTEELLAQLQRTLPALPPDSHLLFTTSKKPDKRLKSTKLLQEYAQIQEFSLIPPWETEKLLQQLKQLSGEFNVQLTPKAEKFLAESVGNDTRQLASELEKLQIYGQNQTGSLDLETVSSLVTSNSQNSLHLATAIKEKDEARVLGLVNELLNRNEPALKIVATLVGQFRIWAIVKLMVETVERDEKKIAAVAQIGNPKRIYFLRKEVQNLKARQLLAILPVLLDLEISLKTGAEPLSTLQAKAIEMCHLLRK, from the coding sequence ATGCCAATTTACCTTTTCTGGGGGGAAGATGACTTCGCGATCGCCAAAGCTGTTGAGAAACTTCGCAAACAAGTCCTCGATCCCAACTGGTTACAATTTAACTACGAAAAAATTTTCGGCGATCGCCAAGATCGAGTCATTCAAGCATTTGATACTGCTATGACTCCCGTTTTTGGGCTGGGAGGACGTTTAGTTTGGTTAGCTGATACTACCATCTGTCAACATTGTACGGAAGAATTACTCGCGCAATTACAGCGAACTTTACCCGCTCTACCACCAGATTCTCATTTATTGTTCACCACTAGCAAGAAACCCGATAAACGCCTTAAATCTACCAAACTGCTCCAAGAATACGCCCAAATACAAGAATTTAGTTTAATTCCCCCTTGGGAAACTGAGAAACTCTTACAGCAACTCAAGCAACTCTCCGGTGAGTTTAACGTCCAACTTACCCCAAAAGCCGAAAAATTCCTCGCCGAATCTGTGGGTAACGATACCAGACAACTAGCCAGCGAACTCGAAAAATTACAAATCTACGGACAAAATCAGACAGGATCTCTCGATCTCGAGACAGTTTCCAGCTTAGTTACCTCAAATAGCCAGAATAGTTTACACTTAGCAACAGCAATTAAAGAAAAAGACGAAGCTCGTGTCTTAGGGTTAGTCAACGAGTTGCTAAACCGTAACGAACCCGCTTTAAAGATTGTCGCTACCTTAGTTGGACAATTTCGGATTTGGGCGATCGTCAAGCTAATGGTTGAAACGGTCGAAAGAGACGAAAAAAAGATCGCTGCGGTAGCGCAAATTGGCAATCCCAAGCGCATTTACTTTCTGCGTAAAGAAGTCCAAAACCTGAAAGCACGGCAGCTACTCGCTATTTTACCAGTTTTGTTAGACTTAGAAATTAGCTTGAAAACAGGTGCAGAGCCGTTATCTACTTTACAAGCAAAAGCGATCGAAATGTGTCATCTTCTCCGAAAGTAG